The Pseudonocardia sp. HH130630-07 DNA window CAGGCGTATCCGGGGTCCTCCGACGCGGTGGCGCCTTCGCCGAGTTCGAGGGGGCGGAAGGTGTCGACCATGACGGCGAGTTCGTCGAAGGTTTGGGCGCCGAGTGCGCGTTCGACGGCGCCCGGCTGCGGCCCGTGGCTGTGTCCGCCGGGGTGCAGCGAGATCGAGCCCTGCCCGATCCCGGAGCCCTTGCGGGCCTCGTAGTCGCCGCCGCAGTAGAACATGACCTCGTCGGAGTCGACGTTGGCGTGGTAGTACGGCAGCGGCACGGCGAGCGGATGGTAGTCGACTTTGCGGGGCACGAAGTTGCAGATGACGAAGTTCTGCCCCTCGAATACCTGGTGCACCGGTGGCGGCTGGTGGACTCGGCCGGTGATGGGTTCGAAGTCGTTGATGTTGAAGGTGTAGGGGTAGAGGCAGCCGTCCCAGCCGACGACGTCGAACGGGTGGGTGGGGACGATGTAGCGGGTTCCGGTGATGCTGCGGTTCCCCCATGATCGGGGAGGCATCAGCTATAAGGGGTAGCGATGCCAGAGGTACGGAAGCGCTACGACCGGGAGTTCCGTGACGGAGCGGTCCGGGTCGTGGAGGAGACGGGCAAGCCGATCGCCCAGGTCGCCCGTGACCTGGGGGTCAACGAGGGCACGCTGGGCAACTGGGTGGCCCGTGCACGAGAGGCCCGCGAGGACACCGAGGGCCTGTCTCGCGGCGGCGTCGAGGAGCTCAAGCGGCTGCGCGCGGAGAACGCCGAGCTGCGGATGGAGCGTGATGTCCTCAAGCGATCCGTGGTCCTGTGGGTCAAGGAGGCGACGAAGTGAGCGTGGCCCGTTTCATCGCCGACCAGAGGACCTTCCACCGGGTGCCGCACACGCTGGCCTGCGCCCTGTTGGGGGTGTCGATCTCCTGGTTGTACAAGTGGCTCGACCGCGCCGCGCGTTCCGACGGTGGTGCCACCGCGACCGAGAAGCGCCGCTGCGCGTTGGACGCCGCCGTGGCCGTGGCGTTCGACGACGCCCAGCGGCTACACGGCTCACCCCGTCTGCACGCCGACCTGTGTGAGGCCGGATGGCGGGTGTCGGAGAAGACCGTGGCGGACTCGATGCGCCGCCAGGGCCTGGTCGCCCGCCGGATCAAGCGGCACAACGGGCTGACCCGCCAGGACCGCACGGCGCCGAAGTTCCCGGACCTGCTTCGTCGGGGTTTCACTGCGGCCGAGCCGAACCGCAGATGGGTCGGGGACATGACCGAGATCCCCACCGCGGCCGGGAAGTTGTATCTGGCCACGGTGATCGACCTGTACTCGCGGCGGCTGCTCGGCGCGGCCACGGGGCTGCACCCGAACGCCGAGCTGGCGTGTGCGGCGATCCGGATGGCGGTGGCGGCCCGCGGCGGGGCGGACCGAATCGCCGGGGTGATCTTCCACACCGACCGCGGGTCGACCTACACCGCGGGCGCGTTCACCGCTCTGTGTCGGCGGCTCGACATCCGTCAGTCGATGGGCCGGGTCGGGTCGTGTTTCGACAATGCCGCGGCGGAGGCGTTCTTCTCCAGCCTGGAGTGGGAAGTGCTGTCCCGCAACGACTTCGACACCATCAGTAGGGCGCGGGCGGCGGTCATCGACTGGTGTTACGGCTTCTACAACCACCGGCGGCGACACAGTGCCGCCGCCGGGCTCTCACCGATCAACTACGAGAACGCCGCCCTCACCCGAGACGCGGCATAAGAACCCTCCACGATCTCGGGGGAACCGCATCAGCGGCCCGCTGGGCGGTCGAGTCCGGGATGGTCGTGCGCGGCCGTTTCCCGCGGACCACTCCGGCCAGCCCCACCGAGCGCATCGCCCGGTCGACCGCTCCGAACCCAGCCTCGGGCAGCACCGTTCGACGGATCAGGGCCAGCATCTTGCGACGCCCATAAAGTCCCTCTGGGGCCAGCACCGGTTCGCCGGCGCGGTTGGTGGTGAACGCCGCCGCACGGACGGCGTCTTCGACCAGGGCGTCGGTGACGGTCCGGGCCGCGACCCGGCCGGCGGCGCCGTTCCTGGTGCCGGTCCGAGCGCACCAGGCCCGCAAGGTTCGTGCCGCGATCGTGAGCCCCAGGGTGTTGAGGGCAGCAAGGATCGACTCGACGGCATGACCAGCAGCCCGCATCTGATCGACGAACGCGACGATCAGCGGTTTCGGGGGTCGAGCTCCCCCACGAAGAAAATCGTCGCCGACTTGAGGACCTCGTTGACCTCGCGCAGGCGCTTGTTCTCCGCCCGCAACCGCCGCAGCTCCTCGCGGTCATCGCTGGTCACGCCCGCTACGACGCCGGTGTCGACGTCGTGCTGGGACACCCAGCGACGCACGGACTCACGCGACACCCCGAGTGACTCAGCGACCTGGACATGCACGGCACGCTCGGTCGAGTACGCCGAACGATGCTCGGTCACCAGACGCACAGCCTGGCTCCGAACCGCTGGGTCGATCTTCTTGGGCACGACACCCATCCTCTCAGCCTGCTCACAACGGAGCGGCAGAGAAGCCGGGACGGTTCACCTCGTCCGGTTCCATGAGACCGTCCGCATCGGGCGCGCCGACCCCGACGAGGCCGCTGCTCTCGACACCACCACCGGGGCGCCGTTGCTGCGCCTGATCCGCCTCGCCTCCACCGCGGAGCACATCGTCGAGGTCAACGAGATCACCATGCTCGGCGACCGCTACGAGCTCTACTACGACCTGCCCGCCACCTGATCCACGGGCCCCACCACCGCGGCGAGATGCACGCTCCCGGGTTCGGTGGACCCGGTTCCTCGGTGCCGGGCGTGACGGGCGGCGGGTCGCGGTGAGCAGGGCGACGGTCGTCACCGGGCGTCGGAACGCGTCCGCCCGCCGGGCGCGGATGGACCTAGGCTGGACGTCGTGAACGGGCGCAGCGTGCGTGAGCACGACGGGAGCAGCGGCCCCGGTGGCTCCGGTGGCTCCGGTGGCAAGGTGACCCAGCGGCAGATCGCGGAGCTCGCCGGGGTCAGCCAGGCGGTCGTCTCGCTCGTGCTCAACGGCAAGGCCAACGACGTCACCCGGATCCCGGAGCGCACCCGCGAGCGGGT harbors:
- a CDS encoding UTRA domain-containing protein; the protein is MGTTPILSACSQRSGREAGTVHLVRFHETVRIGRADPDEAAALDTTTGAPLLRLIRLASTAEHIVEVNEITMLGDRYELYYDLPAT
- a CDS encoding transposase codes for the protein MTEHRSAYSTERAVHVQVAESLGVSRESVRRWVSQHDVDTGVVAGVTSDDREELRRLRAENKRLREVNEVLKSATIFFVGELDPRNR
- a CDS encoding IS3 family transposase, with protein sequence MSVARFIADQRTFHRVPHTLACALLGVSISWLYKWLDRAARSDGGATATEKRRCALDAAVAVAFDDAQRLHGSPRLHADLCEAGWRVSEKTVADSMRRQGLVARRIKRHNGLTRQDRTAPKFPDLLRRGFTAAEPNRRWVGDMTEIPTAAGKLYLATVIDLYSRRLLGAATGLHPNAELACAAIRMAVAARGGADRIAGVIFHTDRGSTYTAGAFTALCRRLDIRQSMGRVGSCFDNAAAEAFFSSLEWEVLSRNDFDTISRARAAVIDWCYGFYNHRRRHSAAAGLSPINYENAALTRDAA
- a CDS encoding transposase, producing the protein MPEVRKRYDREFRDGAVRVVEETGKPIAQVARDLGVNEGTLGNWVARAREAREDTEGLSRGGVEELKRLRAENAELRMERDVLKRSVVLWVKEATK